One window of the Paraburkholderia sp. PGU19 genome contains the following:
- a CDS encoding fumarylacetoacetate hydrolase family protein, with protein sequence MRFVSFEKDGKATLGVREGDHVRVVGDETLESLLARGVRLDEYAKTNATEEKVPAASLKYLPPLQKPPKIVCVGLNYADHTKESKYEQPDYPTLFLRVNTSLVAHEQPMIRPGVTDSEGLDYEGEVAVVLGKGGRHISKENALSHVAGYALFNDGSVREYQFKTPQWTVGKNFDGTGAFGPDLVTADELPAGAKGLLLETRVNGELVQSASTDDMVFDVATLISVISEAITLEPGDVIVSGTPSGIGWARTPRLLMKAGDLCEVTVEKIGTLRNVIADEATR encoded by the coding sequence ATGCGGTTCGTTAGTTTCGAAAAGGATGGCAAGGCAACCCTCGGCGTTCGTGAAGGAGATCACGTACGTGTCGTCGGCGACGAGACGCTTGAGTCGCTCCTCGCGCGCGGCGTCCGTCTGGACGAGTACGCGAAGACAAACGCCACAGAGGAAAAGGTACCTGCCGCCAGCCTGAAGTATCTTCCGCCGCTGCAAAAGCCGCCGAAGATCGTTTGCGTGGGTTTGAACTACGCCGACCACACGAAAGAGAGCAAGTACGAGCAGCCCGACTACCCGACCCTGTTCCTGCGCGTTAATACCAGTCTGGTTGCTCATGAGCAGCCGATGATCCGGCCCGGCGTTACCGACTCAGAAGGACTCGATTACGAAGGCGAGGTCGCGGTCGTGCTGGGCAAGGGTGGTCGCCACATTTCGAAGGAAAACGCGCTCTCACACGTCGCTGGCTATGCGCTCTTCAACGACGGCTCGGTGCGCGAGTATCAGTTCAAGACGCCGCAATGGACCGTAGGAAAGAATTTCGATGGCACAGGCGCATTCGGTCCCGACCTCGTGACCGCCGACGAATTGCCCGCAGGCGCCAAAGGCCTGCTGCTGGAAACGCGCGTGAACGGCGAACTGGTTCAGTCGGCGAGCACCGATGACATGGTGTTCGACGTCGCAACGCTCATCAGCGTGATCAGCGAAGCCATCACGCTCGAACCAGGCGACGTGATCGTCTCAGGTACGCCGTCGGGTATCGGCTGGGCGCGCACGCCGCGGCTTTTGATGAAAGCGGGAGACCTTTGCGAAGTGACGGTCGAGAAGATTGGCACCCTGCGCAATGTGATCGCTGACGAAGCAACCCGCTAA